One genomic segment of Chitinophaga sancti includes these proteins:
- a CDS encoding L-threonylcarbamoyladenylate synthase, with the protein MTTDFENDVTAALAALRTGKLILYPTDTIWGIGCDATNEEAVKKVFSLKQRPEKKSLVILLADVKDLLKYVAHPDPSIADLIANFDRPTTVIYEGALDLAPSVINEDGTVAIRLVQDPFCRHLVKRLRKPLVSTSANLSGQPSPAFYADIDPAVKNGVDYVVSYRQEDTTPRQPSRIVKLLKDGTLQVIRE; encoded by the coding sequence ATGACCACTGATTTCGAAAACGACGTAACGGCCGCTCTCGCCGCCCTAAGAACCGGAAAACTAATCCTCTACCCAACAGACACCATCTGGGGCATTGGTTGCGACGCAACCAACGAAGAAGCCGTAAAAAAAGTCTTCTCCCTCAAACAACGCCCGGAAAAAAAGAGCCTCGTCATCCTCCTCGCCGACGTAAAAGACCTCCTCAAATACGTCGCTCACCCCGATCCATCCATTGCCGATCTGATCGCTAACTTCGACCGCCCTACTACCGTCATTTACGAAGGCGCCCTCGACCTCGCTCCCAGCGTCATCAACGAAGATGGTACCGTGGCTATCCGCCTCGTGCAAGACCCCTTCTGCCGTCACCTGGTAAAACGTCTTCGTAAACCTTTAGTTTCCACCTCCGCCAACCTGAGCGGCCAACCTTCCCCCGCATTTTACGCAGACATTGACCCTGCCGTAAAAAATGGCGTGGATTATGTTGTATCCTACCGACAGGAAGATACTACCCCCCGACAGCCATCCCGTATTGTTAAGTTATTGAAAGACGGTACCTTACAAGTAATAAGGGAGTAG
- a CDS encoding CCA tRNA nucleotidyltransferase has product MISRKPIDIPCTLQERKVLEQIALAAQELGVPCYLIGGFVRDKLLNRRTKDMDVVCVGDGIALAHKVATYFDNAKVSFFKTYGTAQVKWNEFEVEFVGARKESYREESRNPDVEPGTLEDDQLRRDFTINALAISLNDEDYGSLVDPFNGLADMDAKIIRTPLAPAQTFSDDPLRMMRAIRFASQLQFTIADDTFQAIKEQADRIQIISQERITDELNKIMLSAVPSVGLNLLFKSGLLKIIFPQLVDLAGVQTVDGKRHKENFSHTLQVVDNISRNTKDLWLRWAALLHDIGKPATKRYEQGHGWTFHGHEMVGAKMVPRIFSRLKLPTHEPMRFVKKLVELHQRPISLTKENITDSAIRRLLFEAGEDVEALMMLCEADITSKNVSKVRRYLDDYELVRQRMKEIEENDRLRNWQPPVTGEMIMETFNLTPCRTVGDLKSAIREAILDGVIPNTYDAAYAFLLEKAKEMDLTPVK; this is encoded by the coding sequence ATGATCAGCAGAAAGCCTATTGACATACCCTGTACCTTACAGGAACGCAAAGTGTTGGAGCAGATAGCGTTAGCAGCCCAGGAGCTGGGCGTGCCCTGCTATTTGATCGGGGGCTTCGTGCGTGATAAACTGCTGAACCGCCGGACCAAAGATATGGATGTGGTGTGCGTAGGAGATGGCATTGCCTTAGCACACAAAGTGGCTACTTACTTTGATAATGCTAAAGTGAGCTTCTTTAAAACCTATGGCACCGCTCAGGTAAAGTGGAATGAATTTGAAGTTGAATTTGTAGGCGCCCGCAAAGAAAGTTACAGAGAGGAATCCCGCAATCCCGACGTGGAACCGGGTACCCTGGAGGACGACCAGCTGCGCAGAGATTTTACTATCAACGCCCTGGCTATCAGCCTCAATGATGAAGATTATGGAAGCCTGGTAGATCCATTTAATGGGCTGGCGGACATGGATGCAAAAATTATCCGTACCCCGCTGGCACCTGCCCAGACTTTCAGCGATGACCCCCTGCGTATGATGAGGGCCATCCGCTTTGCCTCCCAATTGCAGTTTACCATTGCTGACGATACCTTTCAGGCTATCAAAGAGCAGGCAGACCGCATCCAGATTATCTCACAGGAACGTATTACCGACGAACTGAATAAAATCATGTTGTCTGCTGTGCCTTCTGTAGGTTTGAACCTGTTGTTTAAGAGCGGGTTGTTGAAGATCATCTTCCCGCAACTGGTAGATCTTGCTGGTGTGCAAACGGTTGATGGCAAGCGGCATAAAGAGAACTTTTCACATACCTTGCAGGTAGTCGATAATATTTCCAGGAATACAAAAGACCTTTGGTTACGCTGGGCTGCCCTGCTGCACGATATCGGTAAACCAGCCACCAAGCGCTATGAGCAGGGTCATGGATGGACATTTCACGGACATGAGATGGTCGGTGCCAAGATGGTTCCCCGCATCTTCTCAAGACTGAAACTACCTACGCATGAACCTATGCGCTTTGTGAAGAAACTGGTAGAACTGCACCAGCGGCCTATTAGCCTGACGAAAGAGAATATCACTGATTCTGCCATACGCCGCCTGCTATTCGAAGCAGGAGAGGATGTTGAAGCACTGATGATGCTCTGTGAAGCAGATATCACTTCGAAGAACGTATCCAAAGTACGGAGATATCTCGATGATTATGAACTGGTAAGACAGCGCATGAAGGAGATTGAGGAAAATGACCGCCTGCGTAACTGGCAACCTCCGGTAACTGGTGAGATGATCATGGAAACCTTTAACCTGACGCCCTGCAGAACCGTTGGTGATCTGAAAAGTGCCATCCGCGAAGCCATCCTGGATGGGGTAATACCCAATACCTACGATGCCGCTTATGCCTTTCTGCTGGAAAAGGCAAAAGAGATGGATTTGACACCAGTTAAATAA
- a CDS encoding IS1096 element passenger TnpR family protein, with protein MPVLKFRVYWEEDESVYRDISIKPDQTFLQFHQVILQSFEFDNKHKATFFRSNDNWQRGREIILEKDNVVRKVDPLLMEETVIGVAVKTPNQKFIYLYDFAKNWTFLVELIGVSKDENSRVTYPLCVRKEGLAPSQYGTKGLVGDKLVEMEEKYDLNKEGMSEDGFGEEGEEDENSEADEEGMEDAGSEDMY; from the coding sequence ATGCCTGTTTTGAAATTCAGAGTTTATTGGGAAGAAGACGAAAGTGTGTACAGGGATATTTCCATTAAACCAGACCAGACATTTTTACAATTCCACCAAGTCATTTTGCAGTCATTCGAATTTGACAATAAACATAAAGCGACTTTTTTCCGTAGCAACGATAACTGGCAACGGGGAAGGGAGATCATTCTCGAAAAAGACAATGTAGTCCGCAAGGTCGATCCATTACTGATGGAAGAAACTGTCATTGGGGTAGCAGTGAAAACGCCTAATCAGAAGTTTATATACCTATATGATTTTGCGAAGAACTGGACATTCCTGGTGGAATTGATAGGGGTATCCAAAGATGAAAATTCAAGGGTGACCTATCCGCTATGTGTAAGGAAAGAAGGGTTGGCACCTAGCCAGTACGGTACAAAGGGACTGGTAGGTGATAAGCTTGTGGAAATGGAGGAGAAGTATGACCTGAATAAAGAAGGAATGAGCGAAGATGGATTTGGCGAAGAAGGAGAGGAGGATGAAAACAGTGAAGCAGATGAGGAAGGTATGGAGGACGCTGGCAGTGAAGACATGTATTAA